The nucleotide sequence ATGCCGGCCTGGCCCGGGAAGTCCTCGGCTGGGAGGCACACACCAGCCTGGAAGACATGTGCCGGATGATGGTTGAAGCCGACATCCGGAGAAACCGCAACGGATATTGTTACTAAGGGGCCGTTTATGCCCGCTGTACTTATAACAGGAGCCTTTGGGTTTACAGGCCGATATTTAACCCGGGATATGGAAGCCCGGGGCTTTAAGGTTGTGGGTCTGGGGCAAAAGGCCGAAAGCGGAGATGCCATAGCCTGCGATCTGACCGATCCGGATGCCGTGCACCAGGCCGTCAGAACAGTACAGCCCGATTATGTGGTTCATCTTGCGGCCTTGTCTTTTGTGGGGCACCCGGACAAGGAAGCCTTTTACCGGGTCAATGTGCTGGGAACCTTAAATCTTCTCCATGCCCTGGACGCCCTTGATGCGGCTCCCAAAAAGATAGTGATTGCCAGCAGTGCCAATGTTTATGGGGCCAATGCGCGCGAAGTCATCGATGAAGGGATCTGCCCCGCGCCGGTCAACCATTATGCCTGCAGCAAACTGGCCATGGAGCACATGGTGCGCACCTGGTTTGACAGATTGCCCATTGTCATCACCCGGCCCTTTAACTACACCGGTGCGGGCCAGGATGAACGCTTTCTGATTCCCAAAATCGTGAGCCATTTCAGACGCGGCGCTGCGAGTATTGAGCTTGGCAATATTGACATCAGCAGGGATTTTTCCGATGTCCGCGACGTTGCCCGGGCTTATCAGGCCTTGCTGGCGTCTGATGTTCATTCTGAAACCTTTAACATCTGTTCAGGAAAAGCGGTATCGTTGAAATGGATCATTGAAGAACTGCAGACAATCGCCGGTTATGATATCGAGGTCCGGGTCAATCCGGATTTCGTCCGTTCCAATGACATCCCGGTGCTTCAAGGCAGCAATGAAAAATTGTCCCGCCTGGTTGGCTATACCCCCGGGATCTCATTGGGGGAGACGCTGAGGTGGATGTTTGAGTACGAGTGAAAGGTCAGGCAGCGACTAACAGGGGCATAATCTTTTTTTCTCACGCTGCCATTCGTTGCTACGTCATAGGAGTAAAGATTAATTTTGAGTTTATGGTGGGTTGCGGATCTGGATACATATATCGGGCTTGTAAACCCGGGGGCGCGTGCAGGGCTACCGGGGCCGTGAGGTTGTGATTTTGTTTCTGCTCGGAGTCCAAATGCCTGAAACCGAGCTTTTGCTGGCT is from Desulfosalsimonas propionicica and encodes:
- a CDS encoding GDP-mannose 4,6-dehydratase, whose amino-acid sequence is MPAVLITGAFGFTGRYLTRDMEARGFKVVGLGQKAESGDAIACDLTDPDAVHQAVRTVQPDYVVHLAALSFVGHPDKEAFYRVNVLGTLNLLHALDALDAAPKKIVIASSANVYGANAREVIDEGICPAPVNHYACSKLAMEHMVRTWFDRLPIVITRPFNYTGAGQDERFLIPKIVSHFRRGAASIELGNIDISRDFSDVRDVARAYQALLASDVHSETFNICSGKAVSLKWIIEELQTIAGYDIEVRVNPDFVRSNDIPVLQGSNEKLSRLVGYTPGISLGETLRWMFEYE